The Rhodobacter sp. genome segment GCGAGTTGCGCACCTCGGTCCCCGAGATGATGCACCCGCCCGAGACCAGCGACGACAGCGCCGTGCCTCGGCGGCTTTCCTCGTTATGGATGAACTTGGCCGGCGGGACGCTTTCGGAATAGGTCCAGATCGGCCAGTTGCGATCCCACAGGTCCAGCTCGGGGTCGAAATCGGTCAGGTCGAGGTTCGCCTTCCAGAAGGCATCGACGGTGCCGACGTCGCGCCAATAGGCGATCGCGTCGCTGCGGTGGCGCACGCAACTGTCCTCGAAGCGGTGGGCCATCGCCTTGCCGTTTCGAACCACGGTCGGAATGATGTCGCCGCCGAAATCCCGGCTCGAGGTCTTGTCGTGGGCGTCGTCCATCAGCAACTGGCGCAGGAACTTCCAGCGGAAGACATAGATCCCCATCGACGCCAGCGCATGGCGCGGATCGTCCGGCAGGCCCGGCGGGTTCTTGGGCTTTTCGACGAAATCGGTGATCCGGCCCGAATGGTCCACCGTCATCACGCCAAAGGCATGGGCGTCCGCGCGCGGCACGGTCAGGCAGCCCACGGTGACGTCGGCGCCGTTCTCGACATGCTCGCGGATCATCACCTCGTAGTCCATCTTGTAGATGTGATCGCCTGCCAGAATGACAACGTAATCAATGTCATAGCTGTCAACGATGTCGATGTTCTGATAGACCGCGTCGGCGGTGCCCATGTACCAGTTGGTTTCGTCCACCCGCTGCGAGGCCGGCAGGATGTCCAGGTATTCATTGCGTTCCGCGCGAAAGAAGTTCCAGCCGCGCTGGCAGTGGCGGATCAGCGAATGGGCCTTGTATTGCGTGGCCACGGCCATCTTCCGGATGCCCGAGTTCAGCGCGTTCGACAGGGCGAAATCGATGATCCGCGTCTTGCCGCCGAAATAGACCGCCGGTTTGGCGCGGTGGTCGGTCAGCTCCTTCAGACGGCTGCCGCGACCGCCGGCCAGAATGAAGGCCATGGTCCGGCTGGACAAGCGATTGCTCGACGGGGTCATCGGGGAACCTCGGGGGTCAGGAACAGGGTGGAAAGGGGCGGCAGCACCACGTCGGCGCTGTGCGGCTGGCCGGCATGGGCCGGGCCGTCGGCGACGACCGCGCCCAGGTTGCCGCGGTTGCCCCCGCCATAGAGCGCGGCGTCGGTGTTCAGGGATTCGGTCCAGCGGCCGGGGCGGGGCAGGCCCAGCGTCCAGCGCCGTTCCACCGGCGTAAAGTTCGCCACCACCGCGACAGGCGGGTGGCCGTCCTCGCCCAGCCGCAGCCACGAGAACACCGATTCCGCCCGCGCCTCGCGGTCGATCCAGGCGAAACCCGCCGGCTCGGCATCGCGGACATGCAGCGCGGGATGGGCGCGATACAGCGTGTTCAGGTCGCGCACCAGGCGTTGCAGCCCGGCGTGACCCGGCACCTCGAGCGCGCCCCAGTCCAGCGGCTGGTCGTGGTTCCATTCCTGCCCCTGGGCGAATTCACACCCCATGAACAGCAGCTTCTTGCCCGGGTGCCCCCACATGAAGCCGTAATAGGCGCGCAGATTGGCCAGTTTCGTTGCCGGATCACCCGGCATTTTCTGCAACATCGACCCCTTGCCGTGCACCACCTCGTCATGGCTGATCGGCAGGACGTAATTTTCGCTGAACCCGTAGACCAGGCCAAAGGTCATCAGATCGTGGTGGTGGCGGCGGTGGATCGGGTCGTGTTCGATGTAGCGCAGGGTGTCGTTCATCCACCCCATGTTCCACTTGTAGCCAAAGCCCAGCCCGCCCGCGTGCACCGGCGTGGTGACGCCGGGCCAGGCGGTGCTTTCCTCGGCCACGGTCATCAGGCCGGGCGGCCCCTCGCCATAGGCGAGCGTGTTCATCGTCTTGAGAAAGTCGATCGCCTCGTAGTTCTCGCGCCCGCCGTCCTTGTTGGGCACCCAGGCGCCGGGCCCGCGCGAATAGTCGCGATACAGCATCGAGGCCACCGCATCCACCCGCAGCCCGTCCAGGTGGAACGCGTTCAGCCAGTAGGTCGCGTTGGCGGTCAGGAAGTTGCGCACCTCGGTCCGGCCAAAGTTGTAGATCAGCGTATTCCAGTCGGGGTGGAACCCCTCGCGCGGGTCGGAATGCTCGTAGAGATGCGTGCCGTCGAACTGGGCCAGGCCGTGCGGATCGTTGGGGAAATGCGCGGGCACCCAGTCCATGAGCACGCCGATCTTGCGCCGGTGCGCGGCGTCGATCAGCGCGCGCAGGGCATCGGGGTCGCCGTGGCGGCTGGTCGGTGCATAGAGGCCCGTCGGCTGATACCCCCACGAGCCGCCGAACGGGTATTCGGCCAGCGGCATCAGCTCGATATGGGTGAAGCCCATGTCGGCGGCATAGGCGACCAGGTCCTCGGCCGCCTCGCGGTAGCCGAGCGCGCGCCCGTCGCGGTGGCGCCAGCTTCCCAGATGAACCTCGTAGATGGAAATCGGCGCCTCGCGTGCGTTGCGGCCCAGCCGCTGGCGCATCCATTCGTCGTCTTGCCAGTCGTGGGCCGGGGGTGGCGCGACGATCGAGGCCGTCGCGGGCGGCAGTTCGGCCATCCGTGCCAGCGGATCGGCCTTGAGCAGGGCGGGGCCATCCTGGGGCAGGATCTCGAACTTGTAGGCCTCGCCGGCGCGCAGCCCGGGCAGGAAGATCTCCCACACGCCGGCGCCGCATCGCCGCATCGGCGCACGCCGCCCGTCCCAGGCGTTGAACGGCCCGACCACCGACACCCGCCGCGCGTTCGGCGCCCAGACGGCGAAATGCACGCCGTCGGTGCCCTCGTGCACCATCGGATGGGCGCCCAGGGCCTGCCACAGGCGGCGATGCGTGCCCTCGGCGATCAGGTGCAGGTCCAGGGCGCCCAGCACCGGACCAAAGCGGTAGGGGTCCTCGAACTCCCACCGGCGGGTGCCGTCGGTCGCACTGAGCCGGTAGCGTCGCCGCCGGCCGAGGTCGCCCACGAAAACCCCGTCGCCGCGCGGTTCCAGGGCAATCGGTTTCGACGCGGTCAGCGCCACCATCGCGGTGGCGTGGGGATCGAAAACCACCAACGCGCCGGTTCGCCCGCGGTGCCTGGGGCCAAAAACCGCAAAAGGATCAGCGACGTGCCCGGACAGGATCGCCGCCACGTCAGCCGAAGAGATGTCACAGGATGTAGATGTGTTCGCCCGGGTCATGCGCAATTTGTGGCGCAGGCCCGGGCGATTTACAACGGGATTTGTTAACCTTTTGCGCGAGCGCGTCAGATCATCGGTCGGATTGCCCAGACATCGCGCATGTAGCCCTGGATCGTGCGGTCGCTGCTGAACCAGCCCGACCGTGCGGTGTTCAGCGCGGCCATGTGGGTCCAGCGGTCGGCGTCGAACCAGGCCGCGTCCACCTGCCGCTGCGCGGCCCAGTAGGCGTCGAAATCGGCGCAGACGGTGAAGTAATCGTGGTCGCGCAGATTGTCGGTCAGGGCGCGGTAGGTCTGCGGGTCCCCGTGAGAGAACTGGCCCGCGTCGATCGCCGCGATGGCCTGTTGCAGGCGCGGGCTGGCGTCGATCGCGTGGGCCGCGTGGCGCGGGTCCTTGCGGCGCTCGACCACCTCGTCGGCGGTCATGCCGAAGAGGAAGAAATTCTCGGGCCCCACCAGTTCGCGGATTTCGACGTTCGCCCCGTCCAGCGTGCCGATGGTCAGCGCGCCGTTCAGGCTGAACTTCATGTTGCCGGTGCCTGAGGCCTCCTTGCCGGCGGTCGAGATCTGCTCGCTGAGGTCAGCGGCCGGGATCAGGCGCTCGGCCATGGTGACGTTGTAGTTGGGCGGGTAGACCACGCTCAACAGATCGCGCGTCACCTTGTCGGCGTTGATGACCCGGGCGACGTTGTTGATCAGGTGGATGATCTCTTTCGCCATGACATAGCCCGGCGCCGCCTTGCCGCCGAAGATCTTGACGCGCGGCGCCCAGCCGGCATTCGGATTGGCGCGGATCGCTTGCCACAACGCGATGGTTTCCAGGATGTTCAGGTGCTGGCGCTTGTATTCGTGGAAGCGTTTGACCTGCACGTCGAACATGGCGCGCGGATCGACCGAGATCCCCATTTCGCGACCGATCCATTCGGCCAGGTGGGCCTTGTTCTCGGCCTTGACGGCGCCAAAGGCGTCGCGGAAGGCGCGGGTCTCGATCGCGGGTTCCAGCGCGCGCAGACGGTCGAGATTGGCCTCCCAGCCCGCGCCGATGGTTTCGGTGATCAGGGCCGACAGGCCCGGGTTCGCGCCCTTGAGCCAGCGGCGCGGGGTGACGCCGTTGGTTTCGTTGACGATGCGCCCGGGATGCAGCGCGTTCAAATCGGCAAAGACGGTCGATTTCACCAGCTCGGTGTGCAGCGCCGAAACGCCGTTGACGCGGTTCGCCATGATGAAGCTCAACTCGCCCATCTTGACCTCGCCACCCTCGAGGATGCGCGACTTGCGCGCCGGGAACTGGCGGGCATGCAGGTCGTCGATGCGTTCGATGATCTGCATGTGACGCGGCAGGACCTGCGCCATCAGGCTTTCGGACCAGCGTTCCAGTGCCTCGGGCAGCAGCGTGTGGTTGGTGTAGCCAAGACAGGCGCGCGCGGTATCCACGGCCTGTTCGAACGCCATGCCGCGTTCATCGTGCAACAGGCGCACCAGTTCCGGCCCGGCGATGGCGGGGTGCGTGTCGTTCATCTGGATCGCGACGCGCGACGGCAGGGCCGAGAGTTCGCTGTGCTCGGCCGAGAACCGGCGCAGGATGTCCCTGAGCGAGGCGGCGGTGAAGAAGAATTCCTGCTTCAGGCGCAGTTCCTTGCCCGGAGCGGTGGTGTCGTCGGGATAGAGCACGCGGCTGATCGTGCGGGCCAGGGCCTCGGGCGCGGCGGCACCCTGGAAATCGCCCTTGTTGAAGGCCGCCAGGTCAAAGGCGGACAGCGGTTCCGCCCCCCACAGGCGCAGCGTGTTGGCCCATTTGCCCTGCCAGCCGATGACCGGCGTGTCATAGGCCTTGGCGATGACGGCGTCCTCGGGCGTCCAGACGGCGGCGCGGCCGTTTTCCGCCACCGCCCCGCCAAAGCCGATGCGGAAGGCGGCCTCGGGGCGTTCGAATTCCCAGCCGTGCGATTGGCGCAGCCAGTCCTCGGCGGTTTCGACCTGGCGACCATCCGGGCCAAAGCTCTGGCGGAAGAGACCGTGTTCGTAGCGGATGCCGTAGCCATAGGCCGGGCAGCCCAGGGTGGACATGGAATCCAGGAAACACGCCGCCAACCGTCCCAGGCCGCCATTGCCCAGCGCCGCGTCCGGCTCGTCGTCCAGAAGGGTGCGGAAATCATGGCCCAGCCCTTGCACGGCTTCGCGCGCGGCTTCGGTCAGGCCGATGTTCATGATCGCGTCTTCCAGCAGACGGCCGATCAGGAATTCCATCGACAGGTAATAGACGCGCTTGGCCTGCGCGGCATAGGTGGCGCGGGTGGCGCGGAACCAGGGTTCCACAACCTTGTCGCGGATCGCCAGCGTCAGCGCCATGCGCATGTCGTAGACACTGGCGTGCGCCAGGTCCTTGCCCATCGAGAATTCCAGATGCTTGAGGATCGCTTCACGCAAATCGTTGGCGTTCATCGGCAACATGTCCTTGCTGATCGCTGTCGGCAGCCAGCCGCTGAGGCTGCTGGTGCCCTTGTCGAACGTCATCGAACGGGTGGTTCTCATGTCCTGCTCCTGCTTCCTGTGCCGCCATGCGGTCCTGTTGACCGGCACCCGCATGGTGAGTGCCCATGCTGCCAATTTGCCGGGGAAACGGGCCAAATCGGGGCGGGGATGGACTGGTTTGTGGACAAAAGCAGGGTAAATTTGCAGCCGCCGGCCGGATTGTTCACATTCGGGGCGGCTGCGCGGTCAGCGCGTCACCTCGGACAGGCGGCGCTTGACGTAGGTTTTCACCGTATCCAGCATCGGTTGCATATGCGCCTCGTCGTCGCGGAAGAAGTGGTCCGCGCCTTCGATTTCCGAATGCGTGATGGTGATGCCCTTCTGTTCGTGCAGCTTGGCGACCAGATTGGCGACATCCTTGGGGGGCGCGACCCGGTCGGCCGACCCGTTGATGATCAGCCCCGAGGCCGGGCAGGGCGCCAGGAAGCTGAAATCATAGAGATTCGCGGGCGGCGCGACCGAGACGAAGCCGGTGATGTCCGGCCTGCGCATCAAAAGCTGCATCCCGATCCAGGCGCCAAAGCTGAACCCCGCGACCCAACAGTGCCGGGTGTTCTGGTTCATGCTTTGCAAATAGTCCAGCGCGGCAGCCGCATCGCTGAGCTCGCCAATGCCCTGATCGTATTCGCCCTGCGACCGCCCGACCCCGCGGAAGTTGAACCGCAGAACCGAGAAGCCCAGCGAATGAAAGGCATAGTGCAGGTTGTAGACGACCTTGTTGTTCATCGTCCCGCCGAACTGCGGATGGGGGTGCAGGACGATGGCGATGGGGGCGTCGCGGTTGGGCTGGGGGTGGTAACGGCCTTCGAGGCGGCCATCGGGACCGGCAAAAATGACTTCGGGCATCCGCGGACCTTGTGCTCGCTCATACGGGGTTCCGGCGCGCGCTTCCTTTGTTGACAAAAGAAGTCAGCATACCTAGAACGGTTCTAAACTCTGTCCCGGCTCGCGCGGGCGGAGTCGGGTTCGGCAGGGTAGCAGTTAAGCAAGGCCGGGTCTTACGTCAATGTTTTTGCGCCTTTTGCCCTTGCCTGACGGCGCGGCAGGGGCAGGGGTTCAGGCATGAAGCTGTCGACCAAGGGACGCTATGCGATGGTGGCGATGGTCGATCTGGCCATCTTGCAGCGCGGCACCGGGCTGCGCCATGTCTCGCTGGCCGAAATCGCGCGGCGCCAGGACGTCAGCCAGGCCTATCTGGAACAGTTGTTCGTCAAGCTGCGCCGCGCCGGACTGGTCGAATCGGTGCGCGGCCCGGGTGGCGGCTACCGGCTGGCGCGCGAGCCGGCCGACATCCGCGTGGCCGAGGTTCTGGAAGCGGTCGAAGAGACGGTCAATGCGCTGGAACTGGGCGCGGGGGCCTCGGGCGGGGTGTCGGGCAGCCAGGCGCAATCCATGACCAACCGGCTGTGGGAAAGCCTGTCGGCGCAGGTCTATGTCTTTCTTCACCAGACCACGCTGGCCGATGTCGCCGGCAACGGGTTGAAACCCTGCCCGGCGGTGCCCAGCCTGTTTCGGGTCACGGCATGAACGGGCGGCTCTATCTGGACTGGAACGCGGCGACGCCGCTGCGCCCCGAGGCGCGCGCGGCGATGATCGCGGCGATGGATCTGGTGGGCAACGCCAGTTCCATCCACGCCGAGGGGCGCGCGGTGCGCGGTCTGATCG includes the following:
- a CDS encoding Rrf2 family transcriptional regulator; this encodes MKLSTKGRYAMVAMVDLAILQRGTGLRHVSLAEIARRQDVSQAYLEQLFVKLRRAGLVESVRGPGGGYRLAREPADIRVAEVLEAVEETVNALELGAGASGGVSGSQAQSMTNRLWESLSAQVYVFLHQTTLADVAGNGLKPCPAVPSLFRVTA
- the glgC gene encoding glucose-1-phosphate adenylyltransferase, which codes for MTPSSNRLSSRTMAFILAGGRGSRLKELTDHRAKPAVYFGGKTRIIDFALSNALNSGIRKMAVATQYKAHSLIRHCQRGWNFFRAERNEYLDILPASQRVDETNWYMGTADAVYQNIDIVDSYDIDYVVILAGDHIYKMDYEVMIREHVENGADVTVGCLTVPRADAHAFGVMTVDHSGRITDFVEKPKNPPGLPDDPRHALASMGIYVFRWKFLRQLLMDDAHDKTSSRDFGGDIIPTVVRNGKAMAHRFEDSCVRHRSDAIAYWRDVGTVDAFWKANLDLTDFDPELDLWDRNWPIWTYSESVPPAKFIHNEESRRGTALSSLVSGGCIISGTEVRNSLLFTGVHSNSWSSLDQAVVLPYATIQRHARLTRVVIDRGVEIPEGLVVGEDPDEDRKWFRVTDSGVTLITQAMLDRREGLA
- a CDS encoding glycogen/starch/alpha-glucan phosphorylase — its product is MLPMNANDLREAILKHLEFSMGKDLAHASVYDMRMALTLAIRDKVVEPWFRATRATYAAQAKRVYYLSMEFLIGRLLEDAIMNIGLTEAAREAVQGLGHDFRTLLDDEPDAALGNGGLGRLAACFLDSMSTLGCPAYGYGIRYEHGLFRQSFGPDGRQVETAEDWLRQSHGWEFERPEAAFRIGFGGAVAENGRAAVWTPEDAVIAKAYDTPVIGWQGKWANTLRLWGAEPLSAFDLAAFNKGDFQGAAAPEALARTISRVLYPDDTTAPGKELRLKQEFFFTAASLRDILRRFSAEHSELSALPSRVAIQMNDTHPAIAGPELVRLLHDERGMAFEQAVDTARACLGYTNHTLLPEALERWSESLMAQVLPRHMQIIERIDDLHARQFPARKSRILEGGEVKMGELSFIMANRVNGVSALHTELVKSTVFADLNALHPGRIVNETNGVTPRRWLKGANPGLSALITETIGAGWEANLDRLRALEPAIETRAFRDAFGAVKAENKAHLAEWIGREMGISVDPRAMFDVQVKRFHEYKRQHLNILETIALWQAIRANPNAGWAPRVKIFGGKAAPGYVMAKEIIHLINNVARVINADKVTRDLLSVVYPPNYNVTMAERLIPAADLSEQISTAGKEASGTGNMKFSLNGALTIGTLDGANVEIRELVGPENFFLFGMTADEVVERRKDPRHAAHAIDASPRLQQAIAAIDAGQFSHGDPQTYRALTDNLRDHDYFTVCADFDAYWAAQRQVDAAWFDADRWTHMAALNTARSGWFSSDRTIQGYMRDVWAIRPMI
- the glgB gene encoding 1,4-alpha-glucan branching protein GlgB, translating into MTRANTSTSCDISSADVAAILSGHVADPFAVFGPRHRGRTGALVVFDPHATAMVALTASKPIALEPRGDGVFVGDLGRRRRYRLSATDGTRRWEFEDPYRFGPVLGALDLHLIAEGTHRRLWQALGAHPMVHEGTDGVHFAVWAPNARRVSVVGPFNAWDGRRAPMRRCGAGVWEIFLPGLRAGEAYKFEILPQDGPALLKADPLARMAELPPATASIVAPPPAHDWQDDEWMRQRLGRNAREAPISIYEVHLGSWRHRDGRALGYREAAEDLVAYAADMGFTHIELMPLAEYPFGGSWGYQPTGLYAPTSRHGDPDALRALIDAAHRRKIGVLMDWVPAHFPNDPHGLAQFDGTHLYEHSDPREGFHPDWNTLIYNFGRTEVRNFLTANATYWLNAFHLDGLRVDAVASMLYRDYSRGPGAWVPNKDGGRENYEAIDFLKTMNTLAYGEGPPGLMTVAEESTAWPGVTTPVHAGGLGFGYKWNMGWMNDTLRYIEHDPIHRRHHHDLMTFGLVYGFSENYVLPISHDEVVHGKGSMLQKMPGDPATKLANLRAYYGFMWGHPGKKLLFMGCEFAQGQEWNHDQPLDWGALEVPGHAGLQRLVRDLNTLYRAHPALHVRDAEPAGFAWIDREARAESVFSWLRLGEDGHPPVAVVANFTPVERRWTLGLPRPGRWTESLNTDAALYGGGNRGNLGAVVADGPAHAGQPHSADVVLPPLSTLFLTPEVPR
- a CDS encoding alpha/beta hydrolase; its protein translation is MPEVIFAGPDGRLEGRYHPQPNRDAPIAIVLHPHPQFGGTMNNKVVYNLHYAFHSLGFSVLRFNFRGVGRSQGEYDQGIGELSDAAAALDYLQSMNQNTRHCWVAGFSFGAWIGMQLLMRRPDITGFVSVAPPANLYDFSFLAPCPASGLIINGSADRVAPPKDVANLVAKLHEQKGITITHSEIEGADHFFRDDEAHMQPMLDTVKTYVKRRLSEVTR